The window CTGGCAGCCTACGATCGCCGGCGCCTCGTGAACGAGTTCGTCATCCTCCAGGGCTGCCACCATGAAGAGGGCATAATCCACGCGGCGGGTCATGTTGCTCGCGAGGATAGGGTCGCCTACGTGCCGGCTCCACACCGGCAATCCCTGGCTCTCGCCCTCTTCAAGGTCGCTCCCGCGCACGACCGTCCACCGGGTGTCGCTGGCAAACACCCGCCGACATGCTTCCACCTGGTCGTCAATGTCAATGAGGTGGGTCAGCCACCCAAGAAGGCGAGCGATCTTTTCGTCTCTTTTCAGAGATGGTGGGTACACATCTTTGCCGTCTCGCGAAATATGCCAGCCGCAAGAGAATATGAGGCGCGCGCCCGGTCGCGCGTAGTCGAGTACCGCCTGGGCCGTTCCCGATGAATAGTGGTTAGCCCCCCAAGGGACCAACACGGTGAGTACCCCGTCGCACCCTGCGACCGACTTCTTGATGACTTGGGGGTCGTTCGTAGCCCCGGGAATGACGGTGATGCGCCCTCTGAACGCGTCAAGCTTGCCGACGCTGCGTGCTCGACACACGCCAACCACCTCGTAGCCCCGGTCAAGCGCGTGCTGAACCATGTACTGCCCGAGCTTCCCGGATGCGCCCACGATACAAACTCTTTTCATTGCGACCTCTATTTGCGGTGGCAAACAACAGTCTGCGCCACTGGCTCGATGTACAAGCATCATATCTGCAACAGAGTGTCAGCGTACAGACACGATGGTGTTGCTTGGAGGTGTTGTTTTGAATTATGGGGGGGGGGAGAATCTTGAGGAATACGAACACTTACAGTTACAACAAACCTAGCTCGCGGGCGCGGGCTATGGCTTCAGTGCGGCGTTGCACTTGCAGTTTGTCAAAGATTCTGCGGTTGTGCCCCTTGACCGTGTCCAAGGCGAGGAAGAGTCTCTCGCCAATTTCACGATTCGAGAGTCCCTGGGCAACGAGTTGGAGTACTTCTAGCTCGCGTTGGCTCAACGGCTCGATCAGAGGCTGGGCAGAGGGCAGATAAGATTTGTTTTCACCCTTCGGCTTCTCAGCTTCAAATACCGCCAGCAGCTTACCGGCATAGTCCGGCATAATCCCACAGGCAACCGCATCGGACAATAATCGAGCCATCGGGGCGCCTTCGTCGACAAAGACACGGATGAAGCCGCCCGGCTCGGCCAGCGCCAGCGCGTCACCCAGCAGTTGCACCGCCCTATCTTTTTCCCCATGTGCGTGGTAAGCGACCGCCTGTAGAACCTTCGTCTTAAGCCGCTCATCCGCCCAACCCTTGGCTTCCATTTGTTGGCGTAATGGCTCCAGCGCCGCCAGTGCTGCGGACGTGTCTCCCTGGGCCAGGAGTACCCGGGCTCGGCTGATGGGGAGTTCGTGCGTTTGAGCCAGATCAGCGGCTGCGTCAAGGTTACCTTGTCTTAGCAGCACCATTACCTGTGCGGCAGCAACTTCAGGGATGCGATGCACAAAGTTATACTGGCGCGCGGACTGATCGGCCTCCGCTAACATGGCGGCCGCGCCAGCCACGTCTCCTCGGGCAAGTTTCAGGCGGGCAAGAAACACCTCACAGATAACGAATCTATCAGCCGCACGATCATACTGCCGCGCTAGTTGAAGGCTCTGCTCCCCGTACTGTTCTGCGGCATCCAGGTCGTTCCATTCATAGAATATGCGAGCCAGGCCAATAAACTCTTGATCAGCATTCAGAGGTGACTGATCACTAAGCAGTTGCAGGGAGCATCGGTAGGTTTCGGCCGCCTGATAAAGCTGGTTTTCAGATTCCTGTACATTGCCCAAGCCGGTTGTAGCTGATGCGGTGAGGTAGACATTCCCAGATGCTTGTCTGATAGCTTTGGCTTCGGTATAGGCCTGACGGGCCGCGGCTCGGTCCCCCTGGAGCTGGTAAGCAAACCCCAGCGTCCGGAAAGCTCTACTGCGGAAAGGCAGGTTATCGGGGTGCAGGTACTCCAGGGCGCGGTGCGCCTGGGTGATCATGGCTTCCGGCTGGTAGTGGGCGAGCGCCAACGTGGCTCTTACGGCGGCAATTTGTCCAATCAGGTCGCGGGTCTTGTCATCGAGATCGGCATTTTGCAAAGCTTTTTCAGCCGCTTGCAGTTTCTCTTCCACACCGGTTATCTGTCCAGCATTTAGCGCCAACGTGGCAGATCTCACCCACAACCAGGGCCTGGCATCCAATAAGGTCTTTGGCAGCGAATCCAACCAGTCGAATACGGTTGTCACCGCGGCGCGTGAGTGCTGGGGGATCCCCCCTCCAATAATCAGCCGCTCGG is drawn from Chloroflexota bacterium and contains these coding sequences:
- a CDS encoding NAD(P)H-binding protein, with product MKRVCIVGASGKLGQYMVQHALDRGYEVVGVCRARSVGKLDAFRGRITVIPGATNDPQVIKKSVAGCDGVLTVLVPWGANHYSSGTAQAVLDYARPGARLIFSCGWHISRDGKDVYPPSLKRDEKIARLLGWLTHLIDIDDQVEACRRVFASDTRWTVVRGSDLEEGESQGLPVWSRHVGDPILASNMTRRVDYALFMVAALEDDELVHEAPAIVGCQTPSALAVKASG
- a CDS encoding LuxR family transcriptional regulator, which encodes MSTPILATKLYIPPPRPKVVLRPRLLARLNDGLHRKLTLVSAPAGFGKTTLVSEWVASCGQPVAWLSLDEGDNDPTRFLTYLIAALQTLALSPSTSLRMDSVEGMAANIGVGVLGVLQSPQPPPIESILTALLNEIATIPDNFILVLDDYHIIDSKPVDNALTFLLEHLPPQMHLVITTREDPHLPLSRLRVRGQLTELRAADLRFTTSEAADFLNQMMGLNLSEEDIAALEARTEGWIAGLQLAALSMQGRSDAASFIKSFTGSHHFVLDYLVEEVLQQQTESVQTFLLRTSILDRMCGPLCDAVLLAPSASGQETLEYLEHANLFIIPLDNERRWYRYHHLFADLLRQRLHQSTDSSTGDEGRDVAEYHIRASQWYEDNALEIEAFHHAAAANDIERAERLIIGGGIPQHSRAAVTTVFDWLDSLPKTLLDARPWLWVRSATLALNAGQITGVEEKLQAAEKALQNADLDDKTRDLIGQIAAVRATLALAHYQPEAMITQAHRALEYLHPDNLPFRSRAFRTLGFAYQLQGDRAAARQAYTEAKAIRQASGNVYLTASATTGLGNVQESENQLYQAAETYRCSLQLLSDQSPLNADQEFIGLARIFYEWNDLDAAEQYGEQSLQLARQYDRAADRFVICEVFLARLKLARGDVAGAAAMLAEADQSARQYNFVHRIPEVAAAQVMVLLRQGNLDAAADLAQTHELPISRARVLLAQGDTSAALAALEPLRQQMEAKGWADERLKTKVLQAVAYHAHGEKDRAVQLLGDALALAEPGGFIRVFVDEGAPMARLLSDAVACGIMPDYAGKLLAVFEAEKPKGENKSYLPSAQPLIEPLSQRELEVLQLVAQGLSNREIGERLFLALDTVKGHNRRIFDKLQVQRRTEAIARARELGLL